A single window of Solanum dulcamara chromosome 5, daSolDulc1.2, whole genome shotgun sequence DNA harbors:
- the LOC129890590 gene encoding uncharacterized protein LOC129890590: MTPTINPPVSKPNPTVRNHRQWTITSRRKRNNNDNNNNSNSNNNNNNSNNNNNNNRNNKNNNNNNNNNNSNNNNNNNNNINNNNNNNNNNSSSSSNNNNNNNDNNNNNNNNNYYYYSNNSNNNNNNSNNNNSNSNSNSNSNSNSNSNNSNNNSNTCNNNSNSNNSNNNTNNNNSNNCNNNNNNNNNNNSSSSTSKNSNSNSNSNNNSNSNNNNNSNNNNNNNNNNNNNNNNNNNNNNNNININNNNSNNNNNNNNSNSNNNNNSNDNSSSSNNNNNNNNNNNNNNNNNNNNSNSNNNNINSNNNINNSNNNNNSNSNNNNNSNDNSSNNNTNNSNINNNNSNNNSNNNNNSNNNSNSNNNSNSNNNNSNNNSNSNSNNNSNNNYNSNNNISNNNNNSNNNNNNNDNNNNNNNSNSNSNSNSNSNSNSNNNSNTNNSNSNNSNNNNNNNNNNNNNNNNNNNNNNSNKNNNNNNNNNNNNNNDNNNKNNNNNNNNNNNNNNNNNKNIV; the protein is encoded by the exons atgacacctactatcaacccaccagtaAGTAAGCCTAATCCCACAGTCCGGAACCATAGGCAATGGACCATCACAagcagaagaaaaagaaataataatgataataataataatagtaatagtaataataataataataatagtaataataataataataataatagaaataataaaaataataataataataacaataataataatagtaataataataataataataataataatattaataataataataacaataataataataatagtagtagtagtagtaataataataataataataatgataataataataataataataataataattattattattatagtaataatagtaataataataataataatagtaataataataatagtaatagtaatagtaatagtaatagtaatagtaatagtaatagtaataatagtaataataatagtaatacttgtaataataatagtaatagtaacaatagtaataataatactaataataataatagtaataattgtaataataataataataataataataataataatagtagtagtagtactagtaaaaatagtaatagtaatagtaatagcaataataatagtaatagtaataataataataatagtaataataataataataataataataataataataataataataataat aataataataataataataataatattaatatcaataataataatagtaataacaataataataataataatagtaatagtaataataataataatagtaatgataatagtagtagtagtaataataataataataataataataataataataataataataataataataataataatagtaatagcaataataataatattaatagcaataataatattaataatagcaataataataataatagtaatagtaataataataataatagtaatgataatagtagtaataataatactaataatagtaatattaataataataatagtaataataatagtaataataataataatagtaataataatagtaatagtaataataatagtaatagtaataataataatagtaataataatagtaatagtaatagtaataataatagtaataataattataatagtaataataatattagtaataataataataatagtaataataataataataataatgataataataataataataataatagtaatagtaatagtaatagtaatagtaatagtaatagtaatagtaataataatagcaatactaataatagtaatagtaataatagtaataataataataataataataataataataataataataataataataataataataataataatagtaataagaataataacaataacaataataacaataataataacaataatgataacaataataagaataataataataacaacaataataataacaataataataacaataataataagaatatagTCTGA